CACGCTCAACATCAACATTCAATACCGTTTTGAAGAGGCACACCACGACGATACGCACCGCGCGTTCTTCGCGCAGTTCTTGCAGCTGGTCAGCTTTCCGCTGCGCGTGCTTTATATGCGCCTCGCCAACTACACGCTGCCGCTCAGGCGAAAAGTTTTTGTGCCTCTGCTGCGCCTGACCGCGGCTTTCTTTGAGCGCTACCCGGTGGTCTATAACTTCGTTTCGAATCCGCTGATCAACGTCGGCATTGCCGTTCAGTTTCTGCTGTGTTATGCGTTCTTCTACACTGACCTCGGTAAGGTTTACTTTTTCGAACCCGTGCCATGGCATGTGTACCTCTTTGCCTTTCATGGCACAGTGCTCATCATCGCGTTTGAGGAGATCAAGAAGTACTACCGCCGGCGCGGGCATAAGTTGGAGTTTTTGGGGTAACCTTTCCCCGGTTCTGTAACCGGGGAAAGGTAAATAAATACTTGCCACTTCTCCCTCGTTTTATTATATATCAACCGTTCGATATAAAATGCCAAAGATAGTCAACCACCGCCAGTATCGCAGCGAGCTGCTTGAAAAGTCGGCCAGTACGTTTTCACGCCACAACTACGCCGACGTCTCGATGCGCGACATCGCAAAAGACATCGGCGTCTCGACGGGCACACTCTACCATTACTTTCCCTCGAAAGAAGAGCTCTTCTGCGCGCTCTTTCTGCATACCGCACAGAGCTCTGCCGCCGAGGTGGTCGATGCGATGTGCAACCTGACGAGCTTTGAAGAGCGGCTCGACCGCCTGTTCGACTATTTTCTCGGCCGCTGCGACCGCATGCGCCGGCAGTTTCTGTTTTCGGCGGACATGCTGCGCAATGCTCTGCCGCACAAGGCGCAGAAGCTGCTTAACCGCTGGGCCAGCGAGCTCGAACGCCGGCTGTCGGGCGTACTGGGGCTCGACTCTGAGACCGGCCTCGCGGTCTTTTTGTTTCTTGCGGGCAGTCTCTACGCGGGGCAGGTGCTGCCGGCCTCGCGCGATCTTGAACCGGGCTTCAACGCGATGAAGCAGATGCTCTTACAGCAACATAAAACAAAAGGAAAGGGAAAATAACATGAACGGAAAATTTGGCAAAAGGGTGTTCACACCCCAATCAATGATAGAGATTCTGACCGACATCGTGCGTGCGGCGCCGACGATGCCTGGTACATTTACGAGCGGTCGCATCTCGCCCGCATTCCGCGAGCGCATTCTGCTGGCGGTAACCTCGGTCAACCGCTGCCGCTATTGCCAGTGGGTGCATTCAGACCTCGCGGCGGCGAACGGCATCAGCGGCGAACAGATCGCTTCGCTGCTGGGTTCGTCGACTGAAAGTGTGCCCGAAGAAGAAAAGGTGGCATTGCTCTATGCGCTCCACTATGCTGAAACCAACCGTAACCCTGCGCCGATGCACCGGCAACAACTCATCGACACCTACGGCGCCGAAACCGCGCAGGACATTGAAAACTGGATTCAGCTGATCTTCTTTTCGAACCTGTCGGGCAACACGTTTGATGCGTTTCTCTCGCGTCTGCGAGGCGAAGCGAACCCCGAAGGCAATGCAATCTTCGAAGCAATGTTCGCGGTACTCTCTGCCCCGGTGCTGCTGTCGCTCGCGGCGATCAGCAAGAACTCGGTGAACCCGCTCGCCAGCTTAAAACACAATTAATGGCAACAGGCGCAGCCTGTTGCCATTAATTGTTTCAAAAAGTTGACAATACCGTCAACATCGACCCTTTGCCGCATGCGTATTTTTTCTGCGGCAATGGCGCTTTTTCTCGCGACACAGCTCGCCGCGCTCGCGCCCAACCAAATGGGCAGCGACTTCAACGACGGCGTGCAGGCCTATAACCTCAAGCTCGGCATCGGCTGGTCGCAAGAAAATCATGAAGCGACACGCGCGCATCTGGTGCAGGGCGCATTCGAGTTCATGCTGAGCGACCGCTTCTCGGTGCGCGGCAATGCCGGTTTTCCCGTTTCAACCGCCGTTACCGACTTCAAATATTATCCGTTCATGATGGGCGGCGCCTTGCATCTTTTTCCGCGAAACTGGTTTGATATTTATCTTGGTGCCGATGCCGGTTTCGTGCACATCGGCGCGCCCAACTTCGCCGCGAGCTGGTCGACCCGAGTGACCCCCGTTGTCGGCATTTCGCTCTACTATTGGGGGGCTTTCTTTCTCGACGGCGAGGCGGGTTACAACATTCTGCAATATGCGAACCAGACAGCGATTGACCTGAGTGCACCCACATACCGGGTGCGCATGGGCTTCTATCTCTAGAAAAATGAGGATTGCCTTGCGTCATGTCGCTTTCACTTTATTGATCCTCATCGCTTTTGCCATGGGGGCATGCGCTTCGGTGCAGCTGCATGGCGATAAACATGCGGTGCAGACTAAAGACGACTGGAAACTCACGATCGAACACTTTCAGGCGACCGGGCCAAAGAAACAAAAGTTTCCCGTGTTGATCTGCCATGGGCTCGGTGCAAACCGGCACTATTTCAAGGCGAACAACGAAGATTCGCTCGTCAGCAATCTGCAAAAAGCCGGCTACGACGTGTGGCTGATGGACCTGCGCGGCAGACCCGAAGCGGGTGAAACCGGTTACTGGTTCGGCAAACACACCTACACCTATTCGATGGATGAATACGTGCACCACGACCTCGACGCTGCGATTGCGTACGTGCTGCAGCAGACAGGTGCGGCGAAAATCAACTATATCGGCCATAGCATGGGCGGCATCATTATGTATGCGCGCCTGGGGTCGTTGCAAGAGAACCGCGTCGCCAATTTTGTCGCGATCGCGTCACCGATGAATTTTCTGCCCTACAACCTCTGGACGTTCAAACTCTATTCGATGCGCGGGGGCATGGCGCTCTTGCCGGTATTGCCTTTGCGCCCGGGGGCGATTATGGGCAGCTTTATTCCCGAGGCGCTGTATTCACCATTTATTGATGCTTTCTTGAATTCAGAAAATACCTCGCGCGAGGTGAAAACACTGCTGCTGCAGCGGTCGATCAACAACATCAGCAAGAATGAAATCAAGCAGTTTATTTATATGACAGAAAATGGCGGCATGTTCAGCGCCGACGGCAAGGTCTCTTACCGCGAGAATCTGAACAAGGTGACGATTCCAGTTTACCTGCTTGCAGGCCGCCGCGACGAACTCGCAGACCCTGCTGTCGTGCGCGATATCTACGAGCGCGTCGCAGCGAAAGACAAGACATTCGAAATTTTCTCGCGCGCAGATGGGTACGCCGACGACTACGGGCATACCGACCTCATCTTCGGCAAGGTCGCGCACAAAGAAGTGCACCCGAAAATCATTGAGTGGTTGAATAAGCGAAATTGATGCTGTGTCACCCTTCGACTGGCACCGAAGCCGGAGACCCGAACCGGGTCACAGGGTGACAATCGTCATGGTGAGCCTGTCGAACCATGGCGAACCTACTACTTCTTGAAAATAAAAAAAACTGCGAGTATCAAGAATATAAACCCCACCAGATAGTTCCAGCGCAGCTGTTCGGTCTTGAACACGTAGACCGCAAAGACCGTGAACACCACCAGCGACACAACTTCTTGAATGACTTTGAGTTCAAACAGGTTGAAAGGCCCGCCATAGTTTTCGCTGCCGATGCGGTTCGCCGGCACCTGAAATGTGTACTCGGCGAGCGCAATGAGCCAGCTGAGCAGAATCACGCCATAGAGGGGCAGCGCAGACCAGCGCTCGCTTTTATGCAGTTGCAGGTGCCCATACCACGCGAGCGTCATGAAGATATTCGACAGCACTAGAAGTGCGATCGAAAGTATACCCGATTGGGCCACTCGTTAAGCGAGAACTATTCTTCTTCGCCGCCGGCAGCCTTCGCCTTGACTTTAAGCGAAATCGTCTGCGACCAGGCCGAACCATAGCTCACATGCGCACCGTCTGCGAACTGCAACGTAATGCGGTAGTCGCCGGGCTTCAGGTCAATCGTATCTTCTGTCTGGCCTTTGCCGTAGTGTTTGTGAAATTCGTCATTGATAACGACCTGACCAGCCGCGATCGCCTCTTTATTGATCAGAATGTGAAAATGCCCGGTGCCTTCTTCGATCGCGCCGGCGGGTTTGACTGTCATGCCTTCGACCTGCATGCCAAATTTGACGGGAGAGGTGACCTCGGCCTTGTCTGACGGTTCAGAGAACCAGACTTTACCGGTGTATTCTTTTTTCTTGCAGCTGATGACGGCAACCAAAACCAGCAGAGCAAACGGCTTCATGACTTTCATAAATCCTCATTGGTGAGAATTGCGAGTCTGTAAAGAATTTCGTGCTAATTGATGATATATGGCACACGAATAGAAGGGTGCGACAAATTGAAGTCGCGCGTGTTGCGGGTGACGAGCTGGCATTCGTGAACCAGAGCCGTTGCCCAAATCATCGCGTCGGGTATGCGCAGTCGGTGTTGCTGGCGCAGTTTAACGGTGAAGTCGGCGACCTCGGTGGTTACGGGGCAGAGCGCGAAATGGCTCAAGAATTTTCTGAGCTGCGCTTCGTCTTCGGTTGATTTGGCGCCGACCAGAATTTCAATCTGCGTGACGAGGCTGATCAGGCGTTTTTCATACAGGGCAATTTCTGTTTTCGCCTGTGTCTCTCCGTTCAGGTAATCAATCAGAATGTTCGTGTCAAAGACGGCTTTCACCAGTCGTTACGCAGCGAGTCGACGTAGCCCAAAGCATCGATGGGCTTGCCGCGAAAGTGGCCAAAGTGTTCGTCAATGCTGCCTGCCTGCAGCGTGTGTGCCGCATAATAGTCGATTGCCCGGCGTATGGCCTCGGCTCGCGAAATACCATCGCGCTTGCAGATGTGCGAAAGTGCTTCAACCTGTTCTGTCTCCATATCAAGCAGAGCTTTCATATGTATATATGATATATGCATATACTGTAGGCGTCAACTAATTTCCTAGAATTTCCATTCGAGACCGAAATTGGGTATCAGGTTGAGCGGGGTGCTGGGCCCCAGAATGCGAGGGTTGCGTCCCTCTTGATAGGGCTCGCTGTTGCGAAACGACTGGCGTAGCTGCGGTTCATTGTTATAGACGTTAATGAACTCGACGAACCAAGAAAATGTGCCCCAGCTGTAGGTGCTCTTGCGCGTAATACGCAGATCGAGCCGGTGAAAAAGCGGAAACTGCGCACTGTTGACCGCGGTTGAATACGTCGGCGTATAAAGTGTCGTCGTCGGATTTCCATCGCAGGTGTAACCGGGCGTGCACGTGCTGCCAATAATCGGGGTATAGGGAAATCCCGTAAAAAGTTCAAACCGGGCGCCGAATTCCCATGCGCCCCAGCGCGCGACGCCAATCATCTTCACGACGTGCCGCTGCTCGAACCGAAACGGAAAGCTGCCTGCAATGCCCGAAATATCGGCGCGGGTAAAGGTGTAACTTATCCAGCCGAAATAGCCGTCTTCGTTTTCTTGCAGTGATTTGCGGTAGCTCACCTCGACGCCGCGCGTCAGCACGCCGCCGGTATTTGCGTACAAGATACCCTCAGCCTGTTGCGCAGAAGTCGTCGTCTGCGCCAGGTCGTACAGGTTGTTGTAAAAGCCTTCAACCTTGAAGACATGAAAACCGATCTCTTGCTCAATCGATGCGCTGCGGTGCAGCGATTTTTCACTTCTGAGATCATCAGACGTGACGATGCGTGCTTCGCGCCGCGTAGCCTGATTAAACCGATACGCATTCGTCTGCGCGAAAGACGAATAGTGCCCGCCTGAAACGGCGAACGTTGTGTTGGTCGTAAACTTGTAACCCGCGAGCCCGCGCAGGTCGAGCGTTGTTTCTTTTGAGCGCACCAGATGGTCGCTGCGCACGCCGGGTGTGATAAAAAAGCCGCCGAACTCAAAGCGATTGTCGGCGTACGCCGAAAACTGGTGGTTCTGGCCGAGCGCGGCAATATTGATCACATCGAAATGGTCGGGATTGTTAAAATCGGTCTGGCCCTGCGGTATCGTTTCTTTGCGCTGCTGTGTCACACCCGAGCTGTTGAAATGGAAAAGCTGATAATCCACACCCGCCTTTAGCCGCGCTTTGCGGTTCATATAGTGAATGTCGAAAATTTCCCTGAGGCCTGTGATGTTCGGGCGCGTGTTGACGTCGATCGTGCCGAGCGCCCGGCCCGGCGCCTCGCGGTAGAAACGGCTGTAGATCAGCGTATTAAAAAGCATCGTGCGCATCTTCACGTTCTCTGACGGCAGATAGTCGTAAGTCGCCGATTGGCTATGTGAGGATATATCATTAAATACAGTCAGGTCGCCCGCCGCCGGGTTTTCACCCTGTTCGACACGTTCTTTTTTTTCTTCTTCAGAAAGTTTGCGAATCAGCGTAAACGTGTCATAGCTGCCGAAGATGAACATCGAAACCGCGTGCCGGTTGTGTTCGCCGAGATACCAGCGTGCTTTCCATTGGTAGTCGTAATATTCGGGCACCGCAATAATCTCTTTGCCGGTGATCACCTTGTAGATCGGCGGCACGAGCAGCGAGAGGTAACCGACGCGACCCGAGATCGAGAAAAAACCCGTGTCGATTTCGGCCTTGCGCTTTGCGTCTTGGTATGCCTTGCGTTCTTCTTCAGACGCGGTCTCTGCCGGCGCAACGAGTTTGGGAGAAAACACAGACCACGGCGCAGCATAGAAAGCATTCGATGAAATAATGCCGGTCTGAATGGTTGCCGTCGGTTTGGCGACGGTCTCAATCGTGCGAATGTCGATGACAGCGCCGAGCGCCTGGCCATAAAATGCGGGAAAAGCCGAACTGAAGAGCGTCATGTCATCGATCAGCTCATTCGAGATGACCGATTGAAATCCGCCGAAGTGCTGCGGGTTAATCACCGGAATATCGTCGATGAAATAGCGGTTCGCCGTATCGGGTGCGCCGCGAATAATGAGTGGACCAAAGATACCGCCGGGGCGGTTGACACCCGGCAAAGTCGCGAGCGCAGAAATGTTGTCGCCGAAAGTAGCCGGCACCGATTTCAATTCGTGCTGCTGCAGCTGGTGGCGCGCGACGTTGTGCTTTTCTTCGTGCGTGATGAGGCGCACCTTCTGTGTGCGCCGGGTCTGCAACGGCATCACAAGCGTGAGTTTCTTCTTTAAGGGAAGTGTCACGAGCTCTTCGAGCGTGATGCGGCCGGGCGCGGTGAGCTTCAGCGTATACTTGCCCGGCTTCTGCGCGGGCAGAATCAGTTTGCCCTCGGCAAAATTCGCCTTGTATTTGGCCTCGACGACAATTGCCGTGCCGAATTCGATAGTTTCACCAGTTTCGCCGATGACCGCGATTTCATTGGCGGCGAATAAGGGCGTGCAGGTGATCGCCAATACACCGATGATGATGCGCTTTGCTGCTGCCACGGACGCGGCCAAGTCGTTTCGGGTTGTGGCGGCTACCAGAAATTATTGAGGTTTAGTTACGACGTCAATGTTCGTAAGGCTGACTATACCCTTGTCTAATGAAATTTGCTAGGGGTTATCCCCGCCAAAATCTCGTGAAAATTTGCCAACCCCGCTTTGAGGTTAACCGCCGCCGTGCTGAGCATCTGCCCGCCCGCGCAAGCTGCGCATCAATCGTATCGCGGGCAATCTGTTCGGGATTCTGGTTCGGCATAACGATCGATGCGGGTGTATAGCCGGCTGCGGTCACAAAACGTCAATGCAAAGTGGGGGAATCGTCCTATAGCTTTTCTTGCCGGCTACCGGGGCCTCATTCAAGCGTTTGACGCGAAAGCCATGGCGCAGCTGCTACACTGGTACGTCGAATCGATCGATATGAAAATTGTCATCGTTAATCCATTGCGACGGGTTGTTGCGAATATATTGGCGAATGCGATGCAGCGCATCTGCATCGCGCACGATATGTTCGTAATAATTGCGTTGCCAAATGATATGCTGATCGGTGTTGTTGCGCGCCCATTTGGTGACACCGGTTTTAAAACCGCGAACGATGGTTGAAATGGATCGGGAAATAATTTTACCAAATTGGGCGGATTTCCCGGATACGCGTAGGGGCACAAAATTTTGTGCCCCTACCACGTCCGTTTGTGCCCCTACCACGTCCGTTTTTGCCCCTACCACGTCCGTTTTTGCCCCTACCGCGTTTGTTTGTGGTACCGCGTCATCACCATCGATTACGACAACCCCATGCACATGATTCGGCATGATGACAAATTCATCCAACCGCACGTGGGGGTAATGGTTGGGAATTGCCTGCCAACATGCATCTGCAACGCTGCCCATCGCGTTCAAAACCATTTTGCCACCGCGAACACCACCAAACAAATGCGCACGTTGGTGCGTGCAGATGGTGATGAAATAATGCCCAGGCTGCGAATAATCGTAGCCTTTC
The sequence above is a segment of the Turneriella parva DSM 21527 genome. Coding sequences within it:
- a CDS encoding alpha/beta hydrolase — its product is MRHVAFTLLILIAFAMGACASVQLHGDKHAVQTKDDWKLTIEHFQATGPKKQKFPVLICHGLGANRHYFKANNEDSLVSNLQKAGYDVWLMDLRGRPEAGETGYWFGKHTYTYSMDEYVHHDLDAAIAYVLQQTGAAKINYIGHSMGGIIMYARLGSLQENRVANFVAIASPMNFLPYNLWTFKLYSMRGGMALLPVLPLRPGAIMGSFIPEALYSPFIDAFLNSENTSREVKTLLLQRSINNISKNEIKQFIYMTENGGMFSADGKVSYRENLNKVTIPVYLLAGRRDELADPAVVRDIYERVAAKDKTFEIFSRADGYADDYGHTDLIFGKVAHKEVHPKIIEWLNKRN
- a CDS encoding TetR/AcrR family transcriptional regulator — encoded protein: MPKIVNHRQYRSELLEKSASTFSRHNYADVSMRDIAKDIGVSTGTLYHYFPSKEELFCALFLHTAQSSAAEVVDAMCNLTSFEERLDRLFDYFLGRCDRMRRQFLFSADMLRNALPHKAQKLLNRWASELERRLSGVLGLDSETGLAVFLFLAGSLYAGQVLPASRDLEPGFNAMKQMLLQQHKTKGKGK
- a CDS encoding TonB-dependent receptor plug domain-containing protein, whose product is MAAAKRIIIGVLAITCTPLFAANEIAVIGETGETIEFGTAIVVEAKYKANFAEGKLILPAQKPGKYTLKLTAPGRITLEELVTLPLKKKLTLVMPLQTRRTQKVRLITHEEKHNVARHQLQQHELKSVPATFGDNISALATLPGVNRPGGIFGPLIIRGAPDTANRYFIDDIPVINPQHFGGFQSVISNELIDDMTLFSSAFPAFYGQALGAVIDIRTIETVAKPTATIQTGIISSNAFYAAPWSVFSPKLVAPAETASEEERKAYQDAKRKAEIDTGFFSISGRVGYLSLLVPPIYKVITGKEIIAVPEYYDYQWKARWYLGEHNRHAVSMFIFGSYDTFTLIRKLSEEEKKERVEQGENPAAGDLTVFNDISSHSQSATYDYLPSENVKMRTMLFNTLIYSRFYREAPGRALGTIDVNTRPNITGLREIFDIHYMNRKARLKAGVDYQLFHFNSSGVTQQRKETIPQGQTDFNNPDHFDVINIAALGQNHQFSAYADNRFEFGGFFITPGVRSDHLVRSKETTLDLRGLAGYKFTTNTTFAVSGGHYSSFAQTNAYRFNQATRREARIVTSDDLRSEKSLHRSASIEQEIGFHVFKVEGFYNNLYDLAQTTTSAQQAEGILYANTGGVLTRGVEVSYRKSLQENEDGYFGWISYTFTRADISGIAGSFPFRFEQRHVVKMIGVARWGAWEFGARFELFTGFPYTPIIGSTCTPGYTCDGNPTTTLYTPTYSTAVNSAQFPLFHRLDLRITRKSTYSWGTFSWFVEFINVYNNEPQLRQSFRNSEPYQEGRNPRILGPSTPLNLIPNFGLEWKF
- a CDS encoding type II toxin-antitoxin system VapC family toxin, producing MKAVFDTNILIDYLNGETQAKTEIALYEKRLISLVTQIEILVGAKSTEDEAQLRKFLSHFALCPVTTEVADFTVKLRQQHRLRIPDAMIWATALVHECQLVTRNTRDFNLSHPSIRVPYIIN
- a CDS encoding transposase, with amino-acid sequence MLRRNRKSIRLKGYDYSQPGHYFITICTHQRAHLFGGVRGGKMVLNAMGSVADACWQAIPNHYPHVRLDEFVIMPNHVHGVVVIDGDDAVPQTNAVGAKTDVVGAKTDVVGAQTDVVGAQNFVPLRVSGKSAQFGKIISRSISTIVRGFKTGVTKWARNNTDQHIIWQRNYYEHIVRDADALHRIRQYIRNNPSQWINDDNFHIDRFDVPV
- a CDS encoding DUF4399 domain-containing protein, coding for MKVMKPFALLVLVAVISCKKKEYTGKVWFSEPSDKAEVTSPVKFGMQVEGMTVKPAGAIEEGTGHFHILINKEAIAAGQVVINDEFHKHYGKGQTEDTIDLKPGDYRITLQFADGAHVSYGSAWSQTISLKVKAKAAGGEEE
- a CDS encoding DMT family protein; translation: MAQSGILSIALLVLSNIFMTLAWYGHLQLHKSERWSALPLYGVILLSWLIALAEYTFQVPANRIGSENYGGPFNLFELKVIQEVVSLVVFTVFAVYVFKTEQLRWNYLVGFIFLILAVFFIFKK
- a CDS encoding ribbon-helix-helix domain-containing protein, with the protein product MKALLDMETEQVEALSHICKRDGISRAEAIRRAIDYYAAHTLQAGSIDEHFGHFRGKPIDALGYVDSLRNDW
- a CDS encoding carboxymuconolactone decarboxylase family protein translates to MIEILTDIVRAAPTMPGTFTSGRISPAFRERILLAVTSVNRCRYCQWVHSDLAAANGISGEQIASLLGSSTESVPEEEKVALLYALHYAETNRNPAPMHRQQLIDTYGAETAQDIENWIQLIFFSNLSGNTFDAFLSRLRGEANPEGNAIFEAMFAVLSAPVLLSLAAISKNSVNPLASLKHN